CCGGCGGCGTCGCCGTCATACCCTCCCACCAGACGCCGCCGTCGGCGGTTTCGGCCACGTTGGTGAAGATGGAGTTGCCGATCTCGATGGCGCGCATGGCGTTGGGGTTGGTGGAGTGGCTGGTGCCGGGGGCGACGCCGAAGAAGCCGGTCTCCGGATTGGTCGCGTACAGCCGTCCGTCGTCACCGAAGCGAAGCCAGGCGATGTCGTCGCCGATCGTCTCCACCTTCCAGCCGGGGATGGTGGGTTCGAGCATCGCCAGGTTCGTCTTCCCGCAGGCGGACGGGAACGCGGCGGCCATGTGGTAGCTGCGGCCCTCGGGCGAGGTGAGCTTGATGATGAGCATGTGCTCGGCCAGCCACCCCTCGTCACGGGCCATCACGGAGGCGATGCGCAGGGCGTAACACTTCTTCCCGAGCAGCGAGTTGCCGCCGTAGCCGGAGCCGTACGACCAGACCATGCGCTCGTCGGGGAAGTGGACGATGTACTTGATGTCGCTGCACGGCCAGGGCACGTCGGCCCTGCTGTCCGTGAGGGGCATGCCGACGGAGTGCAGGCAGGGCACGAAGTCGACGCCGGTCGCCAGCGCCGCCGTCACCTCGGCGCCCATCCGGGTCATCACGCCCATCGACATCGCGACGTAGGCGGAATCGGTGACCTCCACACCGAACTTCGGATCGTCGGCCTCCAGATGCCCCATGCAGAACGGCACCACGTACATGGTGCGGCCTTCCATGGAGCCGTCGTAGAGGCCCGTCAGGATCCTCTTCATCTGGTCGGGATCCATCCAGTTGTTGGTGGGGCCGGCGTGACGTTCGTCGCGCGAACAGATGAACGTCTGGTCCTCGACGCGGGCGACGTCGTCCGGGTCGGTGCGGGCCAGGAACGAGTTCGGCAGGATGTCGTCGTTGAGGCGGATCAGCGTGCCAGCGTCGAGCAGCCGTTGCGCGAGCAGGGCCTGCTCCTCCGGGGAACCGTCGCAGTAGTGGATCGCGGCCGGTCGGCAGAGCGCCACCACCTCCGCCAGCCAGTTCAGCAGCTTCTCGTTGGTGGGCAGGGTGCCCTGCAGGGGCAGGTCCCGCAGGATCGACAGGTCGGACGCCATGACATCTCCTCGCGCGCGTCGTCGTTGAGCGGCTATGCAGCCACACTAGCCACGCCCGGGCCCGACGTGGGTGGCCGGAGCAAGTTGCGCAGGGTCGCCCTGCCCGGGTGCGAAGT
The DNA window shown above is from Tessaracoccus defluvii and carries:
- a CDS encoding phosphoenolpyruvate carboxykinase (GTP) translates to MASDLSILRDLPLQGTLPTNEKLLNWLAEVVALCRPAAIHYCDGSPEEQALLAQRLLDAGTLIRLNDDILPNSFLARTDPDDVARVEDQTFICSRDERHAGPTNNWMDPDQMKRILTGLYDGSMEGRTMYVVPFCMGHLEADDPKFGVEVTDSAYVAMSMGVMTRMGAEVTAALATGVDFVPCLHSVGMPLTDSRADVPWPCSDIKYIVHFPDERMVWSYGSGYGGNSLLGKKCYALRIASVMARDEGWLAEHMLIIKLTSPEGRSYHMAAAFPSACGKTNLAMLEPTIPGWKVETIGDDIAWLRFGDDGRLYATNPETGFFGVAPGTSHSTNPNAMRAIEIGNSIFTNVAETADGGVWWEGMTATPPGPLTDWKGRLWNAETGPVGGRPGEKAAHPNSRFCTPIHQAPTLAAEYDDPRGVPLDAIIFGGRRENTVPLVTQSRDWRHGVFMGATCSSESTAAARGAVGVLRRDPMAMLPFIGYHVADYVQHWLDLGERAEADKLPSIFYVNWFRRDADGRFMWPGFGENSRVLKWIAERIDGGGDAVETPIGHLPAPGALDVDGLDITDADLAEVTSFQEAEWRDEVPRIGRWFDTFGWRLPRGLVDELLQLETALSGQQTEGVHID